From the genome of Candidozyma auris chromosome 2, complete sequence, one region includes:
- the ZRT2 gene encoding low-affinity Zn(2+) transporter ZRT2: protein MDSTVGQVVQSLVKREECGENEYNGMLGARISSVFVVLVASSFGAVFPILSSRYSFIRLPGWCFFIAKFFGSGVIIATAFIHLLEPAADALGNECLGDAWGVYPYAYAICLVTLFIIFFCELLAFRYVDKKIDGNKGGHSHSHFGDTSNYVKNTTESDEEAKLSANEVGENPYPKHFSHAYEHKDDDTTAPESDQEDIEGFYGKLLAIFVLEFGIIFHSVFVGLSLATAGDEFKTLYPVIVFHQLFEGLGLGTRIAATPWPKTKRWTPWLLAIAYGLCTPIAIAIGLGVRKSYSEDSHTALIVNGVFDSVSAGILLYTGLVELMAHEFLFTDDFKGDAGFKRMVVAYVIMCVGAGLMALLGRWA from the coding sequence ATGGACTCTACTGTTGGTCAGGTTGTGCAATCTCTCGTCAAGAGAGAAGAGTGCGGTGAGAACGAGTACAACGGTATGTTGGGCGCTCGTATCTCCTCCGTGTTCGTGGTGTTGGTGGCTTCCTCCTTTGGTGCCGTCTTCCCCATCCTATCCTCCAGATACTCCTTCATCAGGTTGCCTGGTTGGTGTTTCTTCATTGCCAAGTTCTTTGGTTCCGGTGTCATTATCGCTACTGCCTTCATCCACTTGTTGGAGCCTGCTGCCGATGCTTTGGGTAATGAGTGCTTGGGCGATGCATGGGGCGTCTACCCATACGCCTACGCTATTTGTCTTGTGACTCTTttcattatttttttctgtgaATTGTTGGCTTTCAGATACGTCGACAAAAAGATTGACGGTAACAAGGGCGGCCACTCTCACTCGCACTTTGGTGACACTAGCAACTACGTCAAGAACACCACTGAGAGTGACGAGGAAGCTAAACTTAGCGCCAACGAGGTCGGTGAGAACCCATACCCCAAGCACTTCTCTCACGCCTACGAGCACAAGGATGATGACACCACTGCTCCAGAGTCCGACCAGGAGGACATTGAGGGCTTTTACGGTAAATTGTTGGCCATCTTTGTCTTGGAGTTCGGTATCATCTTCCACTCTGTTTTCGTTGGTTTGTCTCTCGCAACTGCCGGCGACGAGTTCAAGACCTTGTACCCAGTGATTGTTTTCCACCAGCTTTTCGAAGGTTTGGGTTTGGGCACTAGAATTGCCGCCACCCCATGGCCAAAGACAAAGAGATGGACCCCATGGCTCTTGGCCATTGCCTACGGTTTGTGTACTCCAATCGCCATTGCCATTGGTCTAGGTGTGAGAAAGTCTTACTCCGAGGACTCGCACACTGCTTTGATTGTGAACGGAGTTTTCGACTCTGTCTCTGCCGGTATTTTGCTTTACACCGGTCTCGTTGAGTTGATGGCCCACGAGTTTTTGTTCACTGATGACTTCAAGGGTGACGCCGGTTTCAAGCGTATGGTTGTCGCCTACGTCATCATGTGCGTTGGTGCCGGTTTGATGGCGTTGTTGGGTAGATGGGCCTAA
- the SNF4 gene encoding AMP-activated serine/threonine-protein kinase regulatory subunit SNF4, with product MAELSTKSANYTPNDYIESLSAEQIEHDQRIGIKAIRLFLQSKTSYDVLPVSYRLIVLDTSLLVKKSLNILLQNNIVSAPLWSNKTSRFAGLLTSSDFINVIQYYFQFPEKFELVDQLTLDGLRDIEKDIGVAPIETVYIHPFKSLYEACVKMLESKARRIPLIDEDEKTHREIVVSVLTQYRILKFVALNCKETKMLLKPIRDISGLNRPKDISTCTMSTPVIEVIHLLSHKSVSSIPIVDEQGKLVNVYEAVDVLALVKAGMYTDLDLSVGEALLRRPEDFEGVHTCTQNDRLSTIMDTIRKSRLHRLFVVDDEGKLVSVITLSDILNYLLFGED from the coding sequence ATGGCCGAACTCTCCACGAAATCGGCTAATTACACCCCAAATGACTATATCGAAAGCTTGTCTGCCGAACAGATCGAACACGACCAGAGAATCGGAATCAAGGCCATCCGCTTGTTCTTGCAAAGCAAAACATCGTACGATGTCTTGCCAGTATCATACCGCTTGATCGTGTTGGACACGTCGTTGTTGGTTAAGAAGTCGTTGAACATCTTGCTACAAAACAATATTGTCAGTGCTCCCTTGTGGAGTAACAAAACGTCTCGTTTTGCTGGTTTGTTGACCTCAAGTGATTTTATCAACGTTATTCAGTACTACTTCCAGTTTCCTGAAAAGTTTGAGCTCGTCGACCAGTTGACCCTTGATGGGTTGAGGGACATTGAAAAGGATATCGGGGTAGCACCCATCGAAACAGTGTACATTCACCCATTTAAATCCTTGTACGAGGCTTGTGTGAAAATGTTGGAGTCGAAGGCCAGGAGAATCCCCTTGATTgacgaggacgagaagACCCACCGTGAAATTGTTGTATCCGTTTTGACGCAATATAGAATCTTAAAGTTTGTGGCGTTGAACTGCAAGGAGACgaagatgttgttgaagcctaTTCGTGATATTTCCGGATTGAATCGGCCAAAGGATATCAGTACTTGTACCATGAGCACGCCGGTGATTGAGGTGATTCACCTCTTATCGCACAAGTCCGTTTCTTCCATTCCTATTGTGGACGAACAAGGCAAATTAGTCAACGTCTACGAAGCCGTTGATGTGTTGGCGTTGGTGAAGGCAGGTATGTACACTGATTTGGACTTGAGCGTTGGAGAGGCGTTACTTAGGAGACCTGAAGACTTCGAAGGTGTTCACACATGCACGCAGAACGACAGACTCAGCACGATTATGGACACAATCAGAAAGTCGAGACTTCATAGGTTGTTCGTGGTGGACGATGAGGGAAAGTTGGTGAGTGTGATAACGTTGAGCGATATCTTGAACTACTTACTTTTTGGAGAGGACTAG
- the OPT8 gene encoding Opt8p: protein MESPNSKSSSPSIRDQTEFETQEGVSGLQQHLQWEEKAELPQATIKSTIVGLMIGTVVLISNFQFGLQTGWVSMMSLPSALLGFTIFKLSPWSKSFTDVENVYIQSVSVAVGTGPLAYGLVGIVPAIEKFLTEDESGTGSKIVLSLSQLIVWSLGLSLFGVFFAIPLRKQVIIKEKLPFPSGSATATLISVLHGTELYDEKKDHPRGGDSHEHATDSGSSIEYIHGGVISPSESREIKLAQKKEAYRTNIRFLTVTFVVSALYTLIAYFIPILKILPIFGHKLSRVYQWNFQPSPAYIGQGIIMGLPSVSYMLFGALLGWGVLAPLSKYLGWAPGPIDDWVTGGQGWILWLSLSVMIADSIVSFVVVTYKSLHEGITSMVTRSSSEVHQRLLGGTVSYDAVESQIEVLSETSSFADLSKVHLISNKITIAGVVLSSIVCMWAMKAVFGDLIPHYATFIAVVLALFFSILGVRALGETDLNPVSGIGKLSQLIFAAFIPRNHPSRILVNLVAGGIAEAGAQQAGDLMQDLKTGHLLGASPKAQFAAQMIGTVYSVFVSSIMYKVYNSVYEIPSQTFRIPTAVVWIDCSRLVTGEGLPPHAFEFCILFGAVFGLISAVKNILPSHSRHHKYLKYLPNGVAVGIGIYNTPNFTLARFLGGLIAFVWLKYAGKRKDEKVKMVIVSSGLVLGEGLFSGFTMLMTSLKVPHL, encoded by the coding sequence ATGGAGAGCCCGAACAGCAAGAGCCTGCTGCCTCTGATTCGGGACCAAACCGAATTCGAGACACAGGAGGGTGTCTCTGGCTTGCAACAACATCTCCAATGGGAGGAAAAAGCGGAACTTCCCCAGGCAACAATCAAGTCAACCATTGTTGGCTTGATGATCGGAACTGTGGTGCTCATATCGAATTTTCAATTTGGTCTACAAACGGGGTGGGTGTCGATGATGTCACTTCCGTCGGCATTGCTAGGGTTTACTATTTTTAAACTTTCGCCGTGGTCAAAGCTGTTCACCGACGTGGAGAATGTTTATATCCAAAGTGTTTCCGTTGCTGTCGGAACGGGACCATTGGCGTATGGGCTTGTGGGAATAGTGCCGGCCATTGAGAAGTTTCTTACCGAGGATGAAAGTGGCACCGGCTCCAAGATAGTTCTCTCGCTTTCCCAGTTAATCGTGTGGTCTCTCGGATTATCTTTATTCGGGGtgttttttgcaattccGCTAAGGAAGCAAGtgatcatcaaggagaagctaCCGTTTCCTTCTGGAAGCGCCACCGCTACGCTCATCTCTGTTTTGCATGGTACAGAGTTGTacgatgagaagaaagatcatCCGCGTGGTGGAGATTCACATGAACATGCTACAGACTCGGGCTCTTCCATTGAGTATATACACGGTGGGGTGATTCTGCCTTCGGAGTCTCGGGAGATCAAGTTGgctcaaaagaaggaggcttATCGTACTAACATTCGGTTCCTCACTGTGACCTTCGTGGTGTCAGCCCTCTACACCCTTATAGCATACTTCATCCCCATACTCAAGATTCTACCGATCTTTGGCCACAAGCTCTCGAGAGTCTATCAGTGGAATTTCCAGCCCTCCCCAGCATACATAGGCCAGGGAATTATCATGGGTCTTCCGTCAGTCTCGTACATGTTATTCGGTGCTCTTCTCGGATGGGGTGTATTGGCGCCGTTGTCAAAGTACTTGGGCTGGGCCCCAGGACCTATCGACGACTGGGTCACTGGTGGCCAAGGCTGGATTCTTTGGCTAAGTTTAAGCGTGATGATCGCCGACTCCATAGTGTCATTCGTTGTGGTCACCTACAAGTCGTTACATGAAGGTATCACGTCAATGGTGActcgttcttcttctgaggTGCATCAGAGACTTCTTGGCGGCACTGTGAGCTACGATGCAGTTGAAAGCCAGATTGAAGTACTTTCCGAGACAAGCTCGTTTGCTGACCTTCTGAAGGTGCATTTGATCAGTAATAAGATTACTATAGCGGGAGTTGTTTTGTCTTCGATCGTTTGTATGTGGGCCATGAAAGCGGTATTTGGGGATCTCATTCCGCATTATGCTACGTTCATTGCAGTAGTGTTGGCcctctttttttccatATTGGGTGTTCGTGCGTTAGGAGAGACAGATTTGAACCCGGTAAGTGGAATAGGGAAGTTATCCCAGCTAATATTTGCCGCTTTCATTCCACGCAATCACCCGTCTCGAATCCTTGTCAACTTGGTTGCTGGTGGCATCGCTGAAGCAGgagctcaacaagctgGTGACTTGATGCAAGACCTCAAAACTGGCCATTTACTTGGAGCTTCTCCCAAAGCTCAATTTGCAGCTCAAATGATCGGCACGGTCTATTCAGTGTTTGTTAGCAGCATCATGTACAAGGTTTACAACTCCGTTTACGAAATTCCCAGTCAAACATTCAGAATACCCACGGCTGTGGTTTGGATAGACTGTTCCCGTCTCGTGACAGGTGAGGGTCTTCCTCCACACGCATTCGAGttttgcattctttttggtgCCGTGTTCGGCTTGATCTCGGCTGTGAAAAATATTCTACCTTCTCACTCAAGACATcacaagtacttgaagtATTTACCCAACGGTGTGGCAGTTGGTATTGGCATTTACAACACTCCTAACTTCACCTTGGCCAGGTTTCTTGGTGGGTTGATTGCATTTGTATGGTTAAAATATGCTGGGAAAAGGAAGGAcgagaaggtgaaaatGGTGATTGTAAGCAGTGGATTGGTCCTCGGTGAAGGTCTATTTAGTGGGTTTACAATGCTAATGACTAGTTTGAAAGTTCCTCATCTATGA
- the PBP2 gene encoding Pbp2p: MSNVLKRKNDEVEPSSAESDQLNKRVALDSEQLEEHEKKEESSQMAPTLSDNANTSDKDTSPSSEDVTSKKEDVPSAAAWPDLGQVSSESTTESDPAAAYNSVSKPVYREKEDSTTVSLRMYCPVKEAGVIVGKKGETITHLREKANVRINVSENLKNVPERIVSVKGSAENVARAFGLITRVILEEPEDEPASITSKSYNLRLLIPHPLVGYIIGKSGSKFREIEENSAAKLKAAEQPLPYSTDRVLSVNGVGDAIHIAVYYISQVLLEHKDVLKKQKVVLYNPANYRHQMPSANPLQNMAIAPQQPPQLPFMAGGHPQTNLSPLQGLAGIPGVSDPKNAYQQQAKPYNFQMMFQPSVRPEYPPQPPAHMVQQPLGGPSLPPQNSFTDEHGNTIVGDVITQMPTQISSNPDKYNEDVYVANASIGSVIGKGGNNIKQIREASGCTYVKIEPDQNQTLLLGGGKGLTNVRKLTLTGSYQAIQTAIFLINQRISADKERNGIQ, translated from the coding sequence ATGTCAAACGtgctcaaaagaaagaatgaCGAAGTGGAGCCCCTGTCGGCGGAAAGTGACcagctcaacaagagaGTGGCGCTCGACAGCGAACAACTAGAGGAgcatgaaaagaaagaagaatcGTCCCAAATGGCTCCTACTCTCAGTGACAATGCAAACACCTCTGATAAAGACACTTCTCCTTCCTCTGAAGATGTGACCAGTAAAAAGGAGGACGTACCTTCTGCCGCTGCCTGGCCCGACCTTGGACAGGTTTCCTCTGAGTCCACCACTGAAAGCGaccctgctgctgcctaCAATTCGGTATCCAAGCCTGTCTACCGGGAGAAGGAGGACAGCACCACCGTGTCCCTCCGCATGTACTGCCCTGTTAAAGAGGCCGGAGTGATTGTGGGCAAGAAGGGCGAAACCATCACTCACCTCCGTGAAAAGGCCAACGTGAGAATCAATGTGAGtgaaaacttgaagaatgtGCCTGAACGTATTGTTTCTGTTAAGGGCTCTGCGGAGAACGTGGCTCGTGCTTTTGGTCTCATCACAAGAGTCATTTTGGAGGAACCCGAGGATGAACCCGCCTCTATTACGAGTAAACTGTACAACTTGAGACTTTTGATCCCCCATCCGTTGGTGGGTTACATTATTGGCAAGCTGGGGTCCAAATTCAGAGAAATTGAGGAGAACTCAGCTGCCAAGCTCAAGGCTGCCGAACAGCCCTTACCTTACTCTACTGACCGTGTGTTGTCTGTCAACGGTGTGGGTGATGCTATTCACATCGCAGTCTACTACATCTCTCAAGTGCTCTTGGAGCACAAAGATGtcttgaaaaagcagaaaGTTGTGCTCTACAATCCGGCCAATTACCGTCACCAGATGCCTTCGGCCAATCCTCTTCAGAACATGGCCATTGCTCCTCAACAGCCGCCCCAATTGCCATTCATGGCAGGTGGTCATCCTCAAACGAACTTGTCACCTCTTCAGGGCTTGGCTGGAATTCCAGGCGTTTCTGATCCAAAGAATGCGTATCAACAGCAGGCTAAACCgtacaattttcaaatgATGTTCCAGCCTTCTGTGAGACCAGAATACCCTCCTCAGCCTCCTGCTCATATGGTTCAGCAGCCTCTAGGTGGTCCCAGCCTTCCTCCACAAAACTCTTTTACCGATGAACATGGAAACACtattgttggtgatgtcattACCCAGATGCCTACCCAAATAAGTCTGAACCCAGACAAGTACAACGAGGACGTCTACGTCGCCAATGCTAGCATTGGTTCCGTCATCGGAAAGGGAGGTAACAATATCAAGCAGATCAGAGAAGCCAGTGGCTGTACGTATGTGAAGATTGAGCCAGACCAAAACCAAACGCTCCTTCTAGGTGGAGGCAAAGGTCTCACAAACGTCCGGAAGTTGACCTTAACCGGCTCATATCAAGCTATTCAAACTGCaatctttctcatcaacCAGAGAATAAGTGCAGACAAGGAGCGAAACGGCATCCAGTAA
- a CDS encoding dipeptidyl-peptidase III, producing the protein MSTLLADQEAPIISLSAKKHFEELPTTEAKLYAHYLSRAAHWGSRAVLRSVSPESEAIFDLILGVHKALGSPKSNEEYQSILKDVVSAEAVTQYLEYASQFLGNLGNYKSFGDSKFVPRVAQEDFAAIVKAANKPELAQLYDIVKEPLFATSPALLGWPEKGQLSNYYPECASVIKKEEIEAINAALADRSIMPENTRVIKKSDSEFVVLVASALKENTVDYYPKDAIYLKSGALVTIQFGDHSKEFIEITKNIQEAGKHAANETQKKMIEFYAQSFETGSMKAHKESQIQWVKDLGPQVESNIGFIETYRDPSGVRGEWEGLVAMVNQDRTAKFATLVNNASTLIPYLPWDKFYEKDTFTPPDFTSLEVLTFAGSGVPAGINIPNYDDVRLNVGFKNVSLGNVLSANPKNPKKEEVISFVSASLQEKFRKWRDDSFEVQVGLHELLGHGTGKLLQETSPGEFNFDKSAHPELSTYYKPSETWGSLFGTTAGSFEECRAELVALYLILYKPVEVLPIFGIKEVQDQKDVKLIATLLMARAGLIGLEFWDPASKKWGQPHMQARFGIFKSLHKAGVVSLKYEDKEKFSDLELVVDESKLDNEAVKALGDFLHKLHVYKCSANVKEGVAFYSNITGVTEEYAKFRDVVLEKKLPRKQLIQANTFLDGQGNIEVREYEESEVGMIQSFVDRAV; encoded by the coding sequence ATGTCCACCTTATTAGCCGACCAGGAGGCGCCCATCATCTCGTTATCTGCCAAGAAGCACTTCGAGGAATTGCCCACTACGGAAGCTAAGCTCTATGCCCACTACCTCTCGAGAGCCGCTCACTGGGGCTCCAGAGCAGTTTTGAGGTCAGTATCGCCAGAGAGTGAGGCGATCTTCGACTTGATTTTGGGTGTTCACAAAGCTTTGGGTCTGCCAAAGTCCAATGAAGAGTACCAGAGcatcttgaaggatgtGGTGTCTGCTGAAGCTGTTACCCAGTACTTGGAGTACGCCTCTCAGTTCTTGGGCAACTTGGGAAATTACAAGTCATTTGGTGATAGCAAGTTTGTGCCTAGAGTGGCACAGgaggattttgcagcaatcGTGAAAGCAGCCAACAAGCCTGAATTGGCTCAATTGTATGACATCGTCAAGGAGCCCTTATTCGCCACTTCCCCCGCATTGTTGGGCTGGCCAGAGAAGGGTCAGTTATCGAACTACTACCCTGAATGTGCCTctgtgatcaagaaggaagaaattgaagccATCAATGCTGCCTTGGCTGACCGTTCAATCATGCCCGAGAACACTAGAGTGATCAAAAAGTCCGACTCGGAGTTCGTGGTGCTTGTGGCGAGcgctttgaaggaaaatACCGTCGACTACTACCCTAAGGATGCTATTTATTTGAAGTCAGGAGCTCTCGTGACCATCCAGTTTGGCGATCACTCCAAGGAATTCATTGAGATTACCAAGAACATCCAAGAGGCAGGCAAGCACGCTGCTAATGAAacccagaagaagatgattgaATTCTACGCTCAATCGTTTGAGACTGGTTCGATGAAGGCACACAAAGAGTCTCAGATCCAGTGGGTCAAGGACTTGGGTCCACAAGTCGAATCCAACATTGGTTTCATTGAAACTTACAGGGATCCTTCAGGTGTTCGTGGAGAATGGGAAGGTTTGGTTGCCATGGTGAACCAAGACAGAACTGCCAAATTCGCTACGTTAGTCAACAATGCCTCGACTTTGATTCCATACTTGCCTTGGGACAAATTCTACGAGAAGGATACCTTCACCCCACCAGACTTCACATCCTTGGAAGTTTTGACTTTTGCTGGTTCAGGCGTTCCAGCAGGTATCAACATCCCAAACTACGACGATGTTAGATTGAACGTCGGCTTCAAGAACGTTTCGTTGGGGAATGTTTTGAGCGCCAACCCTAAAAacccaaagaaagaagaggtgaTCAGTTTTGTCTCCGCCTCGTTACAGGAAAAGTTTCGTAAGTGGAGAGACGACTCATTTGAAGTCCAGGTTGGTTTACATGAGTTGTTGGGCCACGGCACAGGTAAGTTATTACAAGAGACTTCTCCCGGCGAGTTCAACTTTGACAAGAGCGCTCATCCAGAATTGTCTACATACTACAAGCCAAGTGAGACATGGGGCTCCTTATTCGGAACTACTGCGGGCTCCTTCGAGGAGTGTCGTGCTGAATTGGTTGCATTGTATCTCATTTTGTACAAACCTGTCGAGGTGTTGCCTATCTTTGGTATCAAGGAGGTGCAGGATCAAAAGGATGTCAAGCTCATTGCTACGCTTTTGATGGCTCGTGCTGGTTTGATCGGTCTTGAGTTCTGGGACCCAGCTTCCAAGAAATGGGGACAGCCACACATGCAAGCCCGTTTTGGAATCTTTAAGAGCTTACACAAGGCAGGCGTCGTGTCGCTCAAGTATgaagacaaggagaagtttAGCGACCTCGAGCTTGTTGTAGATGAGTCTAAGTTGGATAACGAGGCGGTGAAGGCCTTGGGAGATTTCTTGCACAAGTTGCACGTCTACAAGTGTTCAGCCAACGTCAAAGAGGGCGTAGCCTTCTACAGCAATATCACTGGCGTTACAGAGGAATACGCCAAGTTCAGAGATGTCGTTcttgagaaaaaattgCCTCGCAAACAGCTTATCCAGGCTAACACATTCCTCGATGGGCAGGGTAACATTGAGGTGCGCGAGTACGAGGAGTCCGAGGTCGGAATGATCCAGAGTTTCGTAGACAGAGCAGTTTAG
- the MDL2 gene encoding Mdl2p yields MIGLGLRPLLVKNSFRLPSYRHFHFAGPNRRILQQPLVRREPFRPCDVAKSQSVLRLQFYQRRWLSAEQKGKQTEELVQKLEHSPSVKSHLKIAHLRKKQIRAEEKEQLKNTKIDFKKNMKTIARILRLGRPDLKLFLYALGFILFAVLYPTTSVKLVGAAIDAFNSGDKDADGDLVIWGYKYSTVFSVMVPFMCVSAACFWARIWVLKVLGERLVARLRLRVMKHLLRHDSAFFDNDKHKAGDLISRLSSDAYVVSRSITSNLPDGLKNLLFGVISSYMMFSINPLLFGVMLLISPPITFGSVWYGEKIRSLSTRLQNATAGLTKASEETLNSVKLVQAFTGEQKELTKYSEQLRNVVNVARREALAQSNYAVSIYSLYHSGYLSCIALGVYLIINGQMTTGDVVAFTMYSELFNSALYSLTTTYMELMKGSGAGKKLFELIDHENDVPAVKGDKLPANLGNSIEFRDVVFSYPTRPKDLIFDGCSFTVPASSSTCFVAPSGCGKSTVATLLLRSYNLNSGEIFIGGRNIKEFQVRELRREVIGIVQQEPILLSGTILENIVYGLTPHQISKLTMDDVEEVCKQANCHDFITLFPDGYDTMIGSRGASLSGGQKQRIAIARALIKKPSILILDEATSALDSKSESLINETLRDLTSQGKMTIISIAHRLSTISKSENVIVLGKHGKVVEHGRFVELFSNPGSELSKLLDESSTKEYEDHMTEDEVEEQEKLDHESEKLEKRQKEGSEVDIIRSLIDDLPYEIRAELIGQFSKELEDEKNTLATETALRHGQDMS; encoded by the coding sequence ATGATTGGACTAGGGTTGCGGCCCCTACTTGTGAAAAATAGTTTCCGTTTACCGAGCTATAGGCATTTCCATTTTGCCGGGCCAAATCGAAGGATCTTGCAACAGCCTCTTGTTCGGCGTGAACCGTTTCGTCCATGTGATGTAGCCAAATCACAGAGCGTGCTTCGACTACAATTCTATCAACGAAGATGGCTCTCGGCCGAGCAGAAAGGTAAGCAAACCGAGGAGTTGGTCCAGAAATTGGAACATAGCCCGTCGGTGAAGCTGCACTTGAAAATAGCACACCTTCGGAAGAAACAGATACGAGCcgaagagaaggagcagttgaagaataccaaaatcgatttcaagaaaaataTGAAGACAATAGCCAGAATCTTGCGATTAGGCAGACCagacttgaagttgttcttATATGCTTTGGGGTTCATTCTTTTCGCTGTCTTGTACCCAACAACGTCGGTGAAATTGGTTGGTGCCGCCATCGACGCTTTCAACTCGGGTGACAAGGATGCCGATGGCGATTTGGTCATTTGGGGCTATAAGTACTCCACGGTGTTTCTGGTGATGGTTCCGTTTATGTGTGTTAGTGCTGCGTGCTTTTGGGCTCGTATCTGGGTGTTGAAAGTGCTTGGGGAAAGGCTAGTGGCAAGACTTAGGCTTCGTGTGATGAAGCATTTGTTGAGACACGATTCAGCTTTCTTTGATAACGATAAGCACAAGGCGGGTGATTTGATATCGAGACTATCCAGTGATGCCTACGTCGTCTCCAGGTCGATCACTAGTAACCTTCCTGACGGGTTGAAGAATCTCCTTTTTGGAGTTATCAGCTCATATATGATGTTTTCCATTAATCCGCTTTTATTTGGTGTGATGTTATTGATCTCTCCTCCTATCACCTTTGGATCCGTGTGGTATGGTGAGAAGATCAGGTCGTTGTCCACTAGGCTCCAAAACGCTACAGCGGGTCTCACAAAGGCTAGCGAGGAGACGCTCAACTCGGTGAAATTGGTGCAAGCCTTCACTGGTGAGCAGAAAGAGCTCACAAAGTACTCTGAGCAGCTTCGTAACGTCGTCAACGttgcaagaagagaggCTTTGGCCCAGTCAAACTACGCAGTGTCTATCTATTCCTTATACCACAGTGGCTATTTGTCATGTATTGCGTTGGGTGTTTATTTGATCATCAATGGTCAGATGACCACCGGTGACGTTGTTGCTTTCACCATGTATtctgagctcttcaacctGGCGCTTTACAGCTTAACCACTACGTACATGGAGCTCATGAAGGGATCGGGAGCTGgaaaaaagctttttgagttgATTGATCACGAAAATGATGTTCCTGCTGTCAAGGGTGACAAGCTTCCAGCAAACTTGGGCAATAGTATCGAGTTCAGGGATGTTGTTTTCAGCTACCCAACTCGACCAAAGGACCTCATTTTTGACGGATGTTCGTTCACTGTTCCAGCGTCCTCGAGTACATGCTTCGTAGCGCCTTCAGGCTGTGGTAAATCGACCGTGGCAACACTTCTTCTCCGTTCCTACAATCTCAATAGTGGAGAGATTTTTATTGGAGGAAGAaacatcaaggagtttCAAGTGAGAGAATTGAGGCGTGAGGTTATTGGTATTGTTCAGCAAGAGCCAATACTTCTCTCGGGCACAATCCTCGAAAATATTGTTTATGGTCTCACACCACACCAAATCAGCAAGTTGACGATGGATGACGTCGAAGAGGTCTGCAAGCAGGCAAACTGCCACGATTTTATCACATTGTTCCCTGATGGCTATGACACAATGATCGGCTCCCGTGGTGCTTCACTCTCAGGGGGAcagaaacaaagaattGCCATTGCTCGTGCTCTTATAAAAAAGCCATCCATTCTTATCCTCGATGAAGCCACCTCAGCGTTAGACTCCAAGTCGGAGAGCCTCATCAATGAGACGCTCAGAGACTTGACTTCTCAAGGGAAGATGACCATCATCTCCATTGCACACAGGTTATCGACGATTTCCAAATCCGAGAACGTCATTGTTCTCGGCAAACATGGCAAGGTTGTTGAACATGGCCGCTTTGTGGAGCTTTTCAGCAATCCTGGATCGGAATTGTCAAAGTTATTGGACGAGTCGAGTACCAAAGAGTACGAGGACCACATGACAGAAGACGAAGTCGAAGAGCAGGAGAAACTTGACCACGAGTCAGAAAAACTAGAAAAAAGACAGAAAGAAGGGTCAGAAGTGGACATAATCCGATCGTTGATCGACGATTTGCCCTACGAGATCCGAGCAGAGCTCATCGGACAGTTCTCcaaggagcttgaggaCGAGAAGAATACACTTGCCACAGAAACTGCATTGCGTCATGGCCAGGATATGTCCTAA